A region of Selenomonadales bacterium 4137-cl DNA encodes the following proteins:
- a CDS encoding M20/M25/M40 family metallo-hydrolase, translated as MVDKQRMLAEFFELVSIKCSTRDEREVADVVKAKLAALGCAVDEDDVGGRIGGNCGNVIAYLKGNVATAPVVMLSAHLDCVEPCAGIKPQLKDGVITSGGDTILGADDKSGVAGILEALSVVRETGAAHGDIQVVFTVAEEGGVNGSKNMDRGRLKADYGYVLDSGGAPGRIINAAPGQNSIKVVVRGKTAHAGVAPEEGVNAIVVAGKAMAELRQGRIDDETTANVGIIKGGQATNIVPDYVEIACEARSRNREKLAAQTKHMVDTFEQVAAANGAKAEVTVKTAYAPYVLTADMPVAALARQAAESIGLTPVFEATGGGSDANFFNAYGVPSAVLGTGMSKVHTTAEFIKEDDLYKTAELVVAIIKEAAKTPKP; from the coding sequence GTGGTTGATAAACAAAGAATGCTGGCCGAGTTTTTCGAACTGGTCAGCATCAAGTGCTCGACAAGGGACGAGCGGGAAGTGGCCGACGTGGTCAAGGCCAAGCTGGCCGCCTTGGGGTGCGCGGTGGATGAGGATGATGTCGGCGGCCGCATCGGCGGCAACTGCGGCAATGTTATAGCCTACCTGAAAGGGAACGTCGCGACCGCGCCAGTTGTCATGCTGAGCGCTCACCTCGACTGCGTCGAACCCTGCGCCGGCATCAAGCCGCAGCTTAAGGACGGGGTGATAACCTCCGGCGGCGACACCATCCTGGGGGCAGACGACAAGTCCGGGGTGGCGGGCATCCTTGAAGCGCTCAGTGTCGTCCGCGAGACCGGCGCCGCCCACGGCGACATCCAGGTGGTATTCACCGTGGCTGAGGAAGGCGGCGTCAACGGCTCCAAGAACATGGACCGGGGGCGGCTGAAGGCCGATTACGGCTACGTTCTCGACTCCGGCGGCGCTCCCGGGCGGATAATCAACGCCGCCCCCGGCCAGAACAGCATCAAGGTGGTAGTCCGCGGCAAGACCGCCCACGCCGGCGTGGCCCCCGAAGAGGGCGTCAACGCCATCGTCGTGGCCGGCAAAGCCATGGCCGAGCTGCGCCAGGGCCGGATCGACGACGAAACGACCGCCAACGTCGGCATCATCAAAGGCGGTCAGGCCACCAACATCGTGCCCGACTACGTGGAAATCGCCTGCGAGGCCCGCAGCCGCAACCGCGAGAAGCTCGCCGCCCAAACCAAGCACATGGTAGACACCTTCGAGCAGGTGGCCGCAGCCAACGGCGCCAAGGCCGAAGTCACCGTAAAGACCGCTTACGCCCCGTATGTGCTGACCGCCGACATGCCGGTGGCCGCGCTGGCCCGACAGGCGGCGGAGAGCATCGGTCTTACGCCCGTCTTCGAAGCCACCGGCGGGGGCAGCGACGCCAACTTCTTCAATGCCTACGGCGTACCGTCGGCGGTGCTGGGTACGGGAATGTCCAAAGTCCACACGACGGCCGAATTCATCAAGGAAGACGACCTGTACAAAACCGCCGAACTGGTAGTGGCGATCATCAAGGAGGCCGCCAAGACTCCGAAGCCATAA
- the ggt gene encoding gamma-glutamyltransferase, which yields MKGKKFNILAWLMIAVFTVGIVGNCSLTAYAAEKRDFIATHGMVAAAHPLAAQAGVEVLKQGGNAFDAAIATAFMLNVVEPNASGMGGGGFAIVYVAKEKKTYMVDYREMAPAKAAPDMYALDEKGKVKDNASVTGYYASAVPGMLRGMEMIHQKFATLKWAELMAPAIAQAEAGLPVSKNLSGIIGDQMSRLEKYSPSREWFHNIYFKDGIPLQAGDVLRNPELTESLKKVAAGGADVFYKGEIADKLAAYYAKNANGWITKADLAAYKAKLREPVKSSYRGYDLVTVPTPSSGGLTLANILNIMENFDVAKMGRTSTAFHHTFIEAQKLAYADRGRYMADSDFVNVPMAGLVSKKYAAERAKMISPDTANNGIKPGDPGKYESGSTTSFSIIDKDGNMITITQTINDFLGACVVPDGTGILMNDEMDDFVTNNPASVNAPAPGKRPLSSMSPTIVLKDGKPFMTLGTPGGPRIITTVSQIIIDVIDFKMDLQTAINDPRMYNPNASVAQLEKPIDEATVNELMGWGHKVNLRPELSLYFGGAQGIMILPDGRLHGAADPRRLGQAFGY from the coding sequence GTGAAGGGCAAGAAGTTCAACATCCTCGCATGGCTGATGATCGCCGTTTTCACCGTCGGCATCGTAGGCAACTGTAGCCTCACCGCGTATGCCGCGGAAAAACGCGACTTCATCGCCACACATGGCATGGTGGCAGCGGCGCATCCGCTGGCTGCCCAGGCAGGGGTGGAAGTCCTCAAGCAGGGCGGCAACGCCTTCGACGCCGCCATTGCCACCGCCTTCATGCTTAACGTCGTGGAACCCAATGCTTCCGGCATGGGCGGCGGCGGCTTCGCCATCGTCTACGTGGCCAAGGAAAAAAAGACCTACATGGTTGACTACCGGGAGATGGCGCCGGCCAAGGCGGCCCCGGACATGTACGCGCTGGACGAGAAGGGCAAAGTCAAGGACAACGCCTCCGTAACCGGCTATTACGCGTCCGCCGTGCCCGGAATGTTGCGCGGCATGGAAATGATCCACCAAAAATTCGCCACCCTCAAGTGGGCCGAACTCATGGCCCCGGCTATCGCGCAAGCCGAAGCAGGCCTGCCGGTTTCCAAGAACCTCTCCGGCATCATTGGCGACCAGATGAGCCGCCTGGAAAAGTACTCGCCGTCGCGCGAATGGTTCCATAATATCTACTTCAAGGACGGCATCCCGCTGCAGGCGGGCGATGTCCTCAGGAACCCCGAACTGACCGAATCCCTCAAGAAAGTCGCCGCCGGCGGCGCCGACGTATTCTACAAAGGCGAAATCGCCGACAAGCTTGCCGCCTACTACGCGAAAAACGCCAACGGCTGGATCACCAAAGCCGACCTGGCCGCTTATAAGGCCAAGCTTCGCGAACCCGTAAAATCGTCCTACCGCGGTTACGACCTCGTGACCGTGCCGACCCCGTCTTCCGGTGGCCTGACGTTGGCCAACATCCTCAACATCATGGAGAACTTCGATGTTGCCAAAATGGGCCGCACCTCGACCGCTTTCCATCATACCTTCATAGAGGCCCAGAAGCTCGCTTACGCCGACCGCGGCCGCTACATGGCCGACTCCGACTTCGTCAACGTGCCGATGGCCGGGCTGGTCAGCAAGAAGTATGCCGCCGAGCGGGCCAAAATGATCTCGCCCGACACCGCCAATAACGGTATCAAGCCCGGAGACCCCGGCAAATATGAATCCGGCAGCACCACCTCCTTCTCGATCATCGACAAGGATGGCAACATGATTACCATCACCCAGACGATCAACGACTTCCTCGGAGCCTGCGTGGTTCCCGACGGGACCGGCATCCTGATGAACGACGAGATGGACGACTTCGTCACCAACAACCCCGCCTCGGTGAATGCCCCCGCTCCCGGCAAGCGGCCGCTCAGCAGCATGTCGCCGACCATCGTCCTCAAAGACGGCAAACCGTTCATGACCCTCGGCACCCCGGGCGGGCCCCGCATCATCACCACCGTGTCCCAGATCATCATCGACGTGATTGACTTCAAGATGGACCTGCAAACCGCCATCAACGATCCGCGGATGTATAACCCCAACGCTTCGGTCGCCCAGCTCGAAAAGCCCATCGATGAGGCGACCGTCAACGAGCTTATGGGCTGGGGCCACAAGGTCAACCTGCGGCCCGAGCTGTCTCTCTACTTCGGCGGCGCCCAAGGCATCATGATCCTGCCTGACGGCCGCCTTCACGGGGCAGCCGATCCCCGGCGACTCGGCCAGGCATTCGGCTACTAG
- a CDS encoding DNA polymerase IV, producing the protein MQRWIIHVDMDAFFAAVEQRDDPALRGRPVVVGGVGPRGVVSTASYEARRFGVHSAMPMSEARRLCPHAVFMPGDHRKYTRVAGEIRAILAAFSPLVEPLSLDEAFLDASGMEWLYKDPKDIAAAIKAKIRDELALTASAGVAPNKFLAKLASDWGKPDGLVVVRHDEIAAFLRAMPVSRLWGAGEKTVALLKGIGINTIGQLADADEVILRRHFGQQAGEMRRLARGEDDRPVVPEHEPKSIGNEVTFDEDLRSRDDIGTCLLALSQKVGRRLRQAGYAGRTVTVKIRFGSFRTITRSRTLGEATLLGDTIYETAQAIMADIELAEGVRLLGVTLSNLQVYGSQTSLFATDDDKKLKASVAVDHLKDKFGEGAITRGRLMPKKEK; encoded by the coding sequence ATGCAGCGCTGGATAATCCACGTCGATATGGACGCCTTTTTCGCCGCCGTCGAGCAGCGGGACGACCCCGCCCTCCGCGGCCGGCCTGTTGTCGTCGGCGGCGTCGGCCCGCGCGGGGTCGTTTCCACCGCCTCCTATGAGGCGCGACGCTTCGGTGTCCACTCGGCCATGCCGATGTCTGAGGCGCGGCGCCTTTGCCCCCACGCCGTATTTATGCCTGGCGACCACCGGAAGTACACGCGGGTGGCGGGCGAGATTCGGGCGATCCTTGCCGCCTTTTCGCCGCTCGTCGAACCGTTGTCGCTCGACGAGGCTTTCCTCGACGCCTCCGGCATGGAGTGGCTCTATAAAGACCCCAAGGATATCGCGGCCGCAATAAAGGCGAAGATCAGGGACGAACTGGCCCTTACCGCCTCGGCCGGCGTGGCTCCCAACAAGTTTCTCGCCAAACTGGCGTCCGACTGGGGCAAGCCTGACGGACTGGTGGTTGTGCGTCACGATGAAATCGCAGCCTTCCTGAGGGCCATGCCCGTATCCCGCCTCTGGGGAGCCGGCGAGAAAACCGTCGCCTTGCTGAAAGGAATCGGCATCAATACCATCGGGCAACTCGCCGACGCCGACGAAGTCATCCTGAGGAGGCACTTCGGCCAGCAGGCCGGCGAAATGCGTCGCCTGGCGCGGGGCGAGGACGACCGGCCGGTGGTTCCCGAACACGAGCCCAAATCGATCGGCAACGAGGTCACCTTCGACGAAGACCTTCGCTCGCGGGACGACATTGGCACGTGTCTGCTGGCCCTCAGTCAGAAGGTCGGCCGCCGATTGCGTCAGGCCGGCTACGCGGGGCGCACGGTAACGGTCAAAATCCGTTTCGGCTCCTTCCGCACCATCACCCGCAGCCGCACTCTCGGCGAAGCCACCCTGCTCGGCGACACCATTTACGAAACCGCCCAGGCCATCATGGCCGACATCGAGCTCGCGGAGGGAGTGCGCCTCCTGGGGGTGACGCTGTCCAACCTGCAGGTTTACGGCAGCCAGACCAGCCTGTTCGCTACCGACGACGACAAAAAACTCAAAGCCTCGGTCGCCGTCGACCACCTCAAGGACAAGTTCGGCGAAGGGGCCATCACTCGCGGCCGCCTCATGCCGAAAAAAGAAAAATAA
- a CDS encoding PaaI family thioesterase translates to MDNWPEFIKQHFMTVPFVRFLDAAVVETGRGRSLITVPLRAEFANSYGMTHGGVVAALVDIAAGIALRTLKVRVVTVETTVNYFLPVATDDTLRAEARLVHEGHKLLHAEVDVANGENTLVAKGRAVFYITGEDTGEY, encoded by the coding sequence ATGGATAACTGGCCTGAATTCATCAAACAGCATTTTATGACCGTTCCCTTTGTCCGCTTTCTCGACGCCGCCGTAGTCGAAACCGGGCGCGGCCGTTCGCTTATTACCGTCCCGCTGCGGGCAGAGTTCGCCAATTCGTACGGCATGACCCACGGCGGCGTGGTGGCCGCCCTCGTCGACATAGCTGCCGGCATTGCCCTCCGTACCCTGAAGGTGCGGGTGGTAACGGTGGAAACGACGGTGAACTACTTCCTGCCTGTAGCCACCGACGACACGCTCAGGGCCGAAGCACGCCTGGTACACGAAGGCCACAAACTTCTCCACGCCGAGGTCGATGTCGCGAACGGCGAAAATACGCTGGTGGCCAAAGGTCGGGCGGTGTTCTACATCACCGGCGAGGATACGGGAGAGTATTAG
- a CDS encoding response regulator: MTDKAVTILAIDDDQDILFTLEAIGRTYGWRVTTDSDGRRAAAKVCGLKPDLILVDYHMPGLDGLSTVEMIRTQDRGVPIIVLTVDERQEIADRFLDAGANDFANKPIKIADLAARIKVHIQMRQQQEQLAPVCDKGINDATLSLVRSFCGGAAAPFSAEEVAEGTGLAYQTIVRYLQFLQSRRELTVSSSYGKVGRPRKKYQWVTKRGP, encoded by the coding sequence ATGACTGACAAAGCGGTCACCATCCTGGCGATCGACGACGACCAGGACATACTCTTCACCCTTGAGGCGATCGGCAGGACCTACGGCTGGCGGGTGACAACCGACAGCGACGGCCGGAGGGCGGCGGCCAAGGTTTGTGGCCTGAAGCCCGATCTTATTCTTGTCGACTACCATATGCCCGGCCTCGACGGCCTCTCGACCGTGGAAATGATCCGGACCCAGGACCGCGGCGTGCCGATCATCGTCCTGACCGTCGACGAGCGGCAAGAAATCGCCGACCGCTTTCTCGACGCCGGCGCGAACGACTTCGCTAACAAACCGATAAAAATCGCCGACCTGGCGGCGAGGATCAAGGTCCATATACAGATGCGGCAGCAGCAGGAACAACTGGCGCCAGTCTGCGACAAGGGCATCAACGACGCCACCCTGAGCCTGGTGCGGTCCTTCTGCGGCGGCGCCGCTGCACCGTTCTCGGCCGAGGAAGTGGCCGAAGGCACCGGCCTCGCCTATCAGACCATCGTCCGCTACCTGCAGTTCCTTCAGAGCCGCCGGGAACTCACCGTGTCGAGCAGCTACGGGAAGGTGGGCCGGCCGCGCAAGAAATACCAGTGGGTAACGAAAAGAGGCCCATGA
- the pgsW gene encoding poly-gamma-glutamate system protein: protein MVSRHRFALLVLASFLLLAIARGTVRHEPDAAYPAMAAAVATAVRAQAAVGDRLIGPEYTAITTTLGPLAAKKLSLHPDSAALAVRYLLAAGIGPGDRVAVNFSGSFPAVNIAVLAAIQAIGAEPVITSSVGSSTWGASDPDYTWLDIEQTLVAGGIWPWRSAAASVGGVGDVGGGLTPEGVAAARAAIRRTGVSEMRPADLDEAVALRLAAYRRDGQLPVALVNVGGSHVIFGRRGHDSPLRQALTAGYSPLRRVADGLAAPFVDNNRPVIHFLNIGQLAAANGIEADNPPGTSAVMYTRTVPAATRLATVVWLAAAVWALWYGGRRKEWWRGPCR from the coding sequence GTGGTGAGCCGTCATCGCTTCGCGCTGCTGGTGCTCGCCAGCTTCCTGCTGCTCGCGATCGCCCGGGGCACGGTCAGGCACGAGCCTGATGCCGCTTACCCAGCCATGGCCGCCGCCGTGGCGACCGCCGTCAGGGCGCAGGCGGCCGTCGGCGACCGGCTTATCGGTCCGGAATACACCGCGATTACCACCACCCTCGGCCCGCTTGCCGCAAAAAAACTGTCCCTCCACCCCGACTCCGCCGCCCTCGCGGTACGCTACCTGCTGGCCGCCGGCATCGGGCCGGGCGACCGGGTGGCCGTCAATTTCTCCGGCTCCTTCCCGGCAGTCAACATCGCCGTCCTTGCCGCCATCCAGGCCATCGGCGCCGAGCCGGTAATAACCAGCTCGGTCGGCTCCTCCACCTGGGGCGCCAGCGACCCGGACTACACCTGGCTCGATATCGAGCAGACGCTAGTCGCCGGCGGCATCTGGCCGTGGCGGTCAGCGGCAGCCTCGGTCGGCGGCGTCGGCGATGTCGGCGGCGGCCTGACCCCCGAGGGCGTTGCCGCTGCCAGGGCGGCCATCAGGCGGACCGGGGTGTCCGAGATGCGGCCCGCCGACCTCGACGAAGCGGTGGCGCTGCGCCTGGCGGCCTACCGGCGGGATGGGCAACTGCCCGTCGCGCTCGTCAACGTCGGCGGCAGTCACGTCATCTTCGGCCGCCGGGGCCACGACTCGCCCCTCCGGCAGGCCCTCACCGCCGGCTATAGTCCGCTGCGCCGGGTCGCCGACGGACTGGCGGCCCCCTTCGTCGACAACAACCGGCCGGTGATCCACTTCCTCAACATCGGCCAACTGGCGGCCGCCAACGGCATCGAAGCCGATAATCCCCCGGGCACGAGCGCCGTTATGTACACGCGGACCGTGCCGGCGGCCACCCGCCTGGCGACCGTCGTCTGGCTGGCCGCCGCCGTCTGGGCGCTGTGGTACGGCGGGCGCAGGAAAGAGTGGTGGCGCGGACCGTGTCGCTGA
- a CDS encoding HAMP domain-containing sensor histidine kinase: MSLKMINYPHIFSGLGLILLGLLAPAVLSVKGFGIIPLLERSVLQASSGALLTASLKLVALNTLRALPIYIGTLLIAQGLGVFRAGAHRYLLYVLPLAVIPAAYEAIKLIYGIAYDFGIPAISLTLAIFLMSRLENMTRKVFHKILVLALLLFGVEWLDTVPLLSGYWFGRGEISTDLKKIAAFLEAEEILNITGIALFIICTANSFILARLLSVYTKELKVAEQVRLDSELKLRTLENRSLREVQSLVHDLKTPLTSIQGLAGVLTVTVADEPNRQYAARIVEASDKMSSMISELLRDDTRQVISSRELAEYAAAHVPGLSGLRSFCIEAVGLPPAVAVNKIKMSRAIVNLLENAMEAVSRDDGQVRIRLSAKDCQAVIEITDNGFGIPVNQSRLVWEPGFSTKNSSGFGLPFVRETVETNGGTIVIDSADGKGTRVIITLPEVAGND, translated from the coding sequence GTGTCGCTGAAAATGATAAACTATCCCCACATCTTTTCCGGGCTGGGGCTCATCCTCCTGGGACTCCTGGCCCCGGCGGTCCTGAGCGTCAAGGGGTTCGGCATCATCCCCCTGCTGGAACGCAGCGTCCTCCAGGCCAGCAGCGGCGCCCTGCTCACCGCCTCCCTCAAGCTGGTCGCGCTCAACACCCTCCGCGCCCTGCCCATATACATCGGCACGCTCCTGATTGCCCAGGGGCTCGGCGTCTTCCGCGCCGGCGCGCACCGCTACCTCCTTTACGTCCTGCCGCTGGCTGTCATCCCGGCGGCCTATGAGGCGATCAAGCTCATATACGGCATCGCCTACGATTTCGGCATCCCCGCCATCAGCCTCACGCTCGCCATCTTCCTCATGAGCCGGCTGGAGAACATGACCCGCAAGGTATTCCACAAAATCCTCGTCCTGGCACTCCTGCTGTTCGGGGTGGAGTGGCTGGACACCGTGCCCCTTCTGAGCGGTTACTGGTTCGGTCGCGGCGAGATTTCCACCGATCTGAAAAAAATCGCCGCCTTTCTCGAGGCGGAGGAAATACTCAACATCACCGGCATCGCCCTGTTCATCATCTGCACCGCCAACTCCTTCATCCTCGCCCGCCTGCTGAGCGTTTACACCAAAGAACTCAAGGTCGCCGAGCAGGTACGCCTCGACAGCGAACTCAAGCTCAGAACGCTGGAAAACAGATCCCTCAGGGAGGTGCAGTCGCTCGTTCACGACCTCAAAACACCGCTCACCTCTATCCAGGGACTAGCCGGGGTGCTGACCGTCACGGTCGCCGACGAGCCGAACCGGCAGTATGCCGCGCGGATCGTCGAAGCCAGCGACAAGATGAGCAGCATGATCAGCGAGCTGCTGCGCGACGACACCCGTCAGGTCATCAGCAGCCGGGAACTCGCCGAATACGCCGCCGCCCACGTACCCGGCCTGAGCGGCCTGCGCAGCTTCTGCATCGAAGCCGTCGGGCTGCCGCCGGCGGTGGCGGTCAACAAAATCAAAATGTCGCGGGCGATCGTCAACTTGCTGGAAAACGCCATGGAGGCGGTTTCCCGGGATGACGGGCAGGTCAGAATCCGGTTGTCGGCGAAGGACTGCCAGGCGGTCATTGAGATAACCGACAACGGCTTCGGAATTCCCGTCAACCAGTCGCGCCTCGTCTGGGAGCCGGGGTTTTCCACCAAGAATTCGTCCGGGTTCGGGCTGCCGTTCGTCCGCGAGACTGTCGAAACAAACGGCGGCACGATCGTCATCGACAGCGCGGACGGCAAAGGGACGCGCGTAATCATTACCCTTCCGGAGGTAGCGGGCAATGACTGA
- the pgsB gene encoding poly-gamma-glutamate synthase PgsB, with product MTGFAGEYLAALAIFLLIVGYYAAERLRHEHNLGRIPLRIHVNGTRGKSSVARLIAAGLRAGGQTVVAKTTGSAARVILPDGSERPMARRGPANIRELVPFIAEAADLGAGAVVVECMAVRPELQRFVEEKLVKAHIGVITTVRPDHEEVTGGGPDVARALAGAIPRLGTLVTTPTAMAALTVAGVAPAGSVRLAAPEDVPPEDIAAFPYEAFPENVALALAVCELAGVDRAVALRGMRSARPDPGNVTVSEYAAADRTITLVNALAANDPESTSILWQRYADGRAPVILLNCRPDRKYRTVQLAAALAALHRGPYLVTGDGAFARRQLISQGVAAADIRVIARPASPADLAGAAGGGRLTIFATGNVQGLESFLDCRTAGVNS from the coding sequence GTGACCGGTTTCGCCGGCGAGTACCTCGCGGCGCTCGCCATCTTCCTCCTGATCGTTGGCTACTACGCGGCGGAACGGCTACGGCACGAGCACAACCTCGGCCGCATCCCGCTGCGCATCCATGTCAACGGCACGCGCGGCAAATCGTCGGTCGCCCGGTTGATCGCCGCTGGGCTTAGGGCTGGGGGGCAAACCGTCGTCGCTAAGACCACCGGATCGGCCGCGCGCGTCATCCTGCCCGACGGCAGCGAGCGTCCCATGGCGAGAAGGGGGCCGGCCAACATCCGCGAACTCGTCCCTTTCATCGCCGAGGCGGCCGACCTCGGGGCCGGGGCCGTCGTCGTAGAGTGCATGGCCGTACGGCCGGAGCTGCAGCGTTTTGTCGAGGAAAAGCTCGTCAAAGCCCACATCGGCGTCATCACCACCGTCAGGCCCGATCACGAGGAAGTGACCGGCGGCGGGCCGGATGTCGCCCGGGCGTTGGCAGGCGCCATCCCCCGGCTGGGCACGCTCGTCACCACCCCAACCGCAATGGCAGCTCTGACCGTCGCCGGCGTTGCCCCCGCAGGCTCGGTGCGCCTGGCCGCACCCGAAGATGTGCCGCCTGAGGACATCGCGGCGTTTCCGTATGAGGCTTTCCCCGAAAACGTCGCCCTTGCCCTGGCGGTGTGCGAGCTGGCCGGCGTCGACCGCGCCGTAGCCCTGCGGGGCATGCGGTCCGCCCGCCCCGACCCCGGTAATGTCACCGTCAGCGAATATGCGGCCGCCGATCGGACAATAACCCTAGTCAATGCCTTGGCTGCCAACGACCCCGAATCGACCAGCATCCTGTGGCAGCGGTACGCCGATGGCCGGGCGCCAGTCATCCTGCTGAACTGCCGGCCTGACCGCAAATACCGCACCGTTCAGCTCGCCGCGGCGCTCGCCGCCCTGCACCGCGGCCCTTATCTCGTCACCGGCGACGGCGCGTTCGCCAGGCGTCAGCTTATCAGTCAGGGCGTCGCCGCCGCCGACATCCGCGTCATTGCCCGCCCGGCCAGTCCCGCCGACCTCGCCGGCGCGGCGGGCGGCGGACGGCTGACAATCTTCGCGACCGGCAACGTCCAGGGTCTGGAGAGTTTTCTCGATTGCCGGACAGCAGGAGTGAACAGCTGA
- a CDS encoding succinylglutamate desuccinylase/aspartoacylase family protein, with product MRIPLIVLLLLVFLTSAAAAAQEQFLLLPGTPYATEVYVSRGAAPGPAALVMGGVHGNEPAGSLAAEQVCRFAVSRGTLIVIPRVNKLALSAGIRTLPEIGDINRAYPGRADGTPAERIAAAVEALAAKYRVSLLIDLHEARTFHRLDHTSLGQMLLFAANDRSAEMALTAIDDINGLITEPVKKFAFGAHPIPGSAAYHAGAVLGLAAFTVETSGRQPLEERAAQHVAIVRSLLRQEGVDAE from the coding sequence ATGCGCATTCCGTTGATCGTGCTGCTGCTGCTCGTCTTCTTAACGTCCGCCGCCGCCGCTGCGCAGGAGCAATTCCTCCTGCTCCCGGGGACGCCTTACGCCACCGAGGTTTACGTCAGCCGCGGCGCCGCTCCCGGCCCCGCCGCCCTCGTCATGGGCGGCGTGCATGGCAACGAGCCGGCGGGATCGCTGGCCGCGGAACAGGTTTGCCGGTTCGCGGTGAGCCGGGGAACCCTAATCGTCATCCCCCGGGTCAATAAGCTGGCCCTGAGCGCCGGCATCCGGACCCTGCCGGAAATCGGCGACATAAACCGCGCCTACCCCGGCCGCGCGGACGGCACGCCTGCAGAACGGATCGCCGCCGCGGTCGAAGCGCTTGCCGCTAAATACCGCGTTTCCCTGCTCATCGATCTTCACGAGGCCCGCACCTTCCACCGCCTCGACCATACTTCCCTCGGGCAGATGCTCCTGTTCGCCGCCAACGACCGCAGCGCTGAGATGGCGCTGACAGCCATCGACGATATCAACGGCCTTATCACCGAGCCGGTGAAGAAGTTCGCTTTCGGCGCCCATCCCATCCCCGGCAGCGCCGCCTACCACGCCGGCGCCGTCCTCGGCCTTGCCGCTTTCACCGTGGAGACAAGCGGTCGGCAGCCGCTTGAGGAGCGCGCCGCCCAGCACGTTGCCATCGTCCGCAGCCTCCTCCGCCAGGAAGGGGTTGACGCCGAGTGA
- a CDS encoding poly-gamma-glutamate biosynthesis protein PgsC/CapC: MHVLFIGIVVSLLTAELTGFSPGGIVVAGYLALFLGHPVWLAGTVAAALVTLAAGRLLERRLLLYGRRQFAVYILAGMLVGQGAMLVTRGGGHFDWGLLVIGYLVPGLIARDFARQGIVPTALALALAVALTALASLAGEGLLW; encoded by the coding sequence ATGCATGTACTGTTCATCGGCATCGTAGTCTCGCTCCTCACCGCCGAATTGACCGGGTTTTCCCCCGGCGGCATCGTGGTCGCCGGCTATCTTGCCCTCTTCCTCGGCCACCCGGTCTGGCTCGCCGGTACGGTCGCCGCCGCGCTCGTCACGCTGGCTGCCGGCCGTCTGCTGGAAAGGCGCCTGCTCCTTTACGGCCGGCGCCAGTTCGCCGTCTACATCCTCGCCGGCATGCTCGTCGGCCAGGGAGCGATGCTCGTCACCCGCGGCGGCGGCCACTTCGACTGGGGCCTGCTGGTCATCGGCTACCTCGTGCCTGGGCTGATCGCCCGCGACTTCGCCCGTCAGGGGATCGTGCCCACGGCCCTTGCCCTGGCGCTGGCCGTGGCGCTGACCGCGCTCGCCTCGCTGGCGGGGGAGGGGCTGCTGTGGTGA